Below is a genomic region from Desulfobacter sp..
TTGACCGCTTTATAAACACGTTTTAGATCTGCCATAAATTCCTTTTTATTTTTGGAACCAACGTATTTCAATGAATTTCGGATCTGGTGGACTACGCAGAGTTGAACTTCTGTGTCCGGGAATATGGTCTCAATGGCCTCGGGAAAACCTTTTAGACCATCAACACAGGCAATCAGGATATCTTTTACCCCTCGGTTTGAAAGGTCTGTTAACACCTGCAGCCAGAAGTTCGCACCCTCATTCTCGGATATGTACAGCCCAAGAACCTCTTTGCGGCCCTCGATATTCACCCCAAGAATTGTGTAAACGGCTTTGCTGGCGACCTTTCCGTTTTCTCGTACTTTATAATGTATGGCATCAAGCCATATGATTGGGTACACATTTTCCAACGGCCTGGCCTGCCATTCTTTGACGGTATAGATGATTTTATCGGTAATGGTGCTCAGAGTGGCATTTGAAATCTCAAGTCCATAGATTTCCTGTAAATGGGAAGCCATATCATTATAACTCATGCCCAGGCCGTAAAGGGCTATTATCTTTCTTTCAATTTCATCGCTGAGCGTTGTCTGATGTTTTTTGACGATCTGTGGAGAGAAGGTTCCGGCCCTGTCACGCGGGGTTTCCAGCTCAAATTTACCATCCAGGGATTTAATGGTCTTTTTGCTTTTTCCATTACGGCGGTTGGCAGAAACTTCCTGCCCGAGATGGGACTCCAACTCTCCTTCAAGAGCAGCTTCAGCAAGATTTTTGATTAATGATGTAAGGACGCCGCCCTTACCTGTGAAGGGTTTACCTTCCTGGATGCCTTTAAGGGCTTTTTGAAAATCAAATTCGGTGTTTTCTTCGGTCATGTCAGTTCTCCTTATTTAGCTGAGTATATCAGCTTTCATTCAACTGACACAGAATTTTGAACGCCCTCCGGATTTTTGAAATCTCTTCACAGGGCAATCTGCTTGAAGAGGATTTTTGGCGCAGCACACAGCAGGCCTGTCCCTTTCTCAACGACCAGGGCTGCTGCATTATTTACGGGTTTCGTCCTTTTTCCTGCAGGGCCTATCATTCCACGGACCGCAAGATCTGCCAAAGGGGGTATGAGGAGAAAAAAGAGGTCCAGGTGCCCTGCTTTCCCCTTTACCGGGCCACCACGGACATGTACTCTTCTGTCTTTATCAAGGTGTTGGGTGACAAAGGCTTTGCCTCTTTCCAGGTCAGCCTGGTCAAAGGCCTTGACATTTTGTTCAAGGACGAGGGCGCCTCAGCCCGATGGCTTGGGAAAAAAAATGTATTTTTGGATGCAAAAATTTAAAGGCCCTGTGAAGATTCCGACCTTATTTTTTTTTGTATTGAACTTTTATCCCTCTGGCAATGCGTCTGTATTTGAAACCTTTGATATTCTGAAACCATGTGATTTTTCAGAACCGCTGGCGGTTTTTTATCATCTTCCATAAAAGGGGTCGGGTATATGCAGAATTTATAAGGACCCATGGGGCCAAGATTGTCTTTTGCACCCCATGGGTTGTTCTTTCTGCCGAATAAAAGGTCTTATCGGGTCATTGAAAAGACCGTTGGATCAGCGGATGGTTTTCATGGCGCCCATATATCCCCTGAGACGCTGGCCCACCTGCTCAACCGAGGTATCCCTGATGGCCTGGTTGACCTGGATGAGGCGGATATTGTCGCATCCTGAATCGGCCAGGTCCAGGCCTTTGCCAATGACATCCGTGTCCAGGGTTGCCATAAAATCTTCAAGCAGGGGCACGGCTTTGTGGGCAAAGAGATAGCACCCGTACTCTGCCGTGTCTGAAATGACCACGTTCATCTCGTAGAGTTTTTTCCGGGCAATGAGGTTGGCGATCAAAGGCACCTCGTGAAGGGATTCATAATAGGCAGACTCCTCAATGATCCCGGCAGAGACCATGGTGTCATAGGCCAGTTCCACCCCGGCCTTGACCATGGCAATCATGAGAATGCCGTTGTCAAAAAATTCCTGCTCCGGGATCTCTTGGTCCTGGCAAACGGATCGTTCAAAGGGCGTCTGGGCGGTCTGGCCCCGCCATTTGAGCAGGTTGGCATCGTCATTGGCCCAGTCTTCCATCATGGTTCTGGAAAAATATCCGGTCATGATGTCATCCATGTGCTTGTTGAACAAGGGGGTGAGGATCTCTTTGATCTTATCGGCCAGGTCAAAGGCCCGTATTTTGGCGGGATTGGACAAGCGGTCCATCATATTGGTGATGCCCCCGTGTTTCAGGGCCTCGGTAATGGTTTCCCAGCCGTACTGCACCAGTTTTGAGGCGTAACCGGGATCAATTCCCTTGTCCACCATCTTGTCGTAACAGAGCAGGGAGCCCATCTGGAGGACCCCGCAGAGAATGGTCTGTTCGCCCATGAGATCTGATTTAACTTCGGCCACAAAAGAGGACTGGAGCACTCCTGCCTTGTGTCCGCTTGTGCCCGCGGCATAGGCCTTTGCCAGCTCAAACCCTTCTTGTCTCGGGTCGTTTTCCCGGTGAACGGCAATGAGGGTGGGCACGCCAAAGCCCCGTTTATACTCTTGTCTGACTTCAGTGCCCGGAGATTTGGGAGCCACCATGATCACGGTGAGGTCCTTTCGGATTTCCATGCCCTCTTCCACGATATTAAAGCCGTGGGAGTAAGAGAGACAGGCGTCTTTTTTCATCAAGGGCATGATGGCGTTAATGACCTTGGTATGCTGCTTGTCCGGGGTGAGGTTGATGACCAGGTCTGCTGAGGGCAGCAGATTCTCATAGGTGTCCACGGTGAATCCGTTTTCCGTGGCATTTTTCCAGGACTGGCGTTTTTCTGCAATGGCCTCTTTTCTCAGGGTATAGGAGACATCCAGTCCGGAGTCCCTCAGGTTGAGTCCCTGGTGAAGCCCCTGGGCACCGCAGCCCACAATCACGATTTTTTTGCCTTTCAGGGCATCCACTCCGCTGAATTCATCCGGATTCATGAACCGGCACTGGGAAAGTTCTTCAAGCTGAAGCCTCAACGGCAGGGTGTTAAAATAATTATTGCCCATAACAGGGTCTCCTTTATAAGGGTTGGTTTTTTAATCCTGGGGTTTACCATGACCTAAATTTTATATTGCGTCAAATGAATCGTTGGCAACATTGTATTGCAAAAAACGAAACAATACTTTAAAATATCAGGGTATTTTATTCAAAGGAGGCGTTTATGGACATTCGGACCCTGGAATTGTTCCGGCATTTAAGCGGCTCCCTTCATTTTGCCAGGACCAGCCAGGCCTGCCATATCACCCCCTCTGCCCTGACCCGGGTGATTCAGCGTCTAGAGGGGGATGTGGGGGAGACGCTTTTTTTCAGAAATAACCGGTCTGTGGAGCTGACCCATGCGGGCATGGCATTCAGGGCCTATGCCGAAGATGTGCTCAGGCGCTGGGACCTGCTCCAGGGACAATTGAGCGAGGATGAGATTCTCCACGGCGAGCTTTCCCTGTATTGTTCTGTTACGGCCGCCTATAGTATTTTACCCCGGATCATTACCCTTTACCGGACCCTGCATCCCAAGGTGCAGATCCGTCTGGAAACCGGGGATCCTGCCCAGTCTTTGAGCCGGCTCATGAACCGGGAGGCCGATGCGGTGATTGCAGCCCTGCCCGGCAAGCTTGCGCCCCAGGTGTCTTTTTTAAGCATGGCCACAAGCCCTTTGGTTTTTATTGCGGCCAAACAATATCCGGATGTGATTGTTAAAACCCATGGTCGGATTGACTGGGAAAAAACCCCCATGATTCTGGCGGACACGGGACTCAGCCGGGAACGAATGGACGTCTGGTTTGCCAGAAAAAGGGTGGTGCCCAATGTCTATTCCCGGGTGGCCGGGCACGAGGCCATTCTTGCCCTGGTCAATCTGGGCTGCGGCATGGGCCTGGTCCCCAGGATTGTCCTGGAAAAAAGCCCTTTTGCCCGGGAAATGACCATTCTTGAGCATATGCCGGATCTCCCCCCCTATGAGATCGGGCTGTGCACCCGGAAAAACAGCCTGGCCAGTCCCAGGATCCAGGCGCTTTGGGAGATCGGGGGCCAGTCGGCCGCCAAATATTGACTTCATTGCTAAATTCACATATGAAAAAGGCATGTGCAGACCATGGATGATCCGGCAGAAAATGCCTCAACAACAACCTTGCCTTGGAAAATAAGAGATTGAAAATTATTCAGCCAACATCACCTGAGACCGGAAATCAGCACCCGATGCCTCCCGTTTACCGGAAAATAATTCTGGCCTTTGCATTTGTTTTACTGGGCCAGGCGTTGTTTTTTTCCGGGCCTGTTCGGGCTGAATCCATCACCATTGCCTGCTACAAGGATTATCGTCCCTATTCCTATGTTAATGCCAAAGGTGAACCCGAAGGGGCCCTCATTGATTTTTGGCAGATGTGGGGAAAAAAGAACCATGTGGATATTTCCTTTATCCCCGGCGCTTTGGACCAAAGCCTTGAGCGGGTGCACAAGGGAGAAGCCGACCTCATGATCGGGGTTTTCAAGTCTAAGGAGCGCCTGGCAGGCCTGGATTTTTCAAAGCCCATGTTTGATGTCCACACCAACCTTTACATCCGTCAGGATATGGATATAGAAACCATTGAGGAACTGACCTCGGCAACTCCTGTGGGAGTGATCAAAGGAGATTTTGTCATTTCCTATTTTAAAACCCGGCATCCCAATTTGAAAGTAAAAGTCTTTGCAGGGTCTGAACAGGTGGTTAAATCTGTTCAGACCGGAAAAATAAAGGCCTATGCCCTGGATTTTCCCAATGCCATTTTCCTTTTGGCTGAACATGATTCTTTGACCCGGTTTCGGATATTAAAAACCCTGT
It encodes:
- a CDS encoding IS256 family transposase, producing MTEENTEFDFQKALKGIQEGKPFTGKGGVLTSLIKNLAEAALEGELESHLGQEVSANRRNGKSKKTIKSLDGKFELETPRDRAGTFSPQIVKKHQTTLSDEIERKIIALYGLGMSYNDMASHLQEIYGLEISNATLSTITDKIIYTVKEWQARPLENVYPIIWLDAIHYKVRENGKVASKAVYTILGVNIEGRKEVLGLYISENEGANFWLQVLTDLSNRGVKDILIACVDGLKGFPEAIETIFPDTEVQLCVVHQIRNSLKYVGSKNKKEFMADLKRVYKAVNKDLAEEELDILENKWNDKYPIVIKSWRNNWERLSHFFKYPEEIRRIIYTTNTIEAVHRQFRKLTKTKGSFPNQDSLLKLLYMGIQNASKKWTMPIQNWSLTISQLAIFFEGRLDKELGI
- a CDS encoding YkgJ family cysteine cluster protein; translated protein: MNALRIFEISSQGNLLEEDFWRSTQQACPFLNDQGCCIIYGFRPFSCRAYHSTDRKICQRGYEEKKEVQVPCFPLYRATTDMYSSVFIKVLGDKGFASFQVSLVKGLDILFKDEGASARWLGKKNVFLDAKI
- the ilvC gene encoding ketol-acid reductoisomerase; this encodes MGNNYFNTLPLRLQLEELSQCRFMNPDEFSGVDALKGKKIVIVGCGAQGLHQGLNLRDSGLDVSYTLRKEAIAEKRQSWKNATENGFTVDTYENLLPSADLVINLTPDKQHTKVINAIMPLMKKDACLSYSHGFNIVEEGMEIRKDLTVIMVAPKSPGTEVRQEYKRGFGVPTLIAVHRENDPRQEGFELAKAYAAGTSGHKAGVLQSSFVAEVKSDLMGEQTILCGVLQMGSLLCYDKMVDKGIDPGYASKLVQYGWETITEALKHGGITNMMDRLSNPAKIRAFDLADKIKEILTPLFNKHMDDIMTGYFSRTMMEDWANDDANLLKWRGQTAQTPFERSVCQDQEIPEQEFFDNGILMIAMVKAGVELAYDTMVSAGIIEESAYYESLHEVPLIANLIARKKLYEMNVVISDTAEYGCYLFAHKAVPLLEDFMATLDTDVIGKGLDLADSGCDNIRLIQVNQAIRDTSVEQVGQRLRGYMGAMKTIR
- the ilvY gene encoding HTH-type transcriptional activator IlvY: MDIRTLELFRHLSGSLHFARTSQACHITPSALTRVIQRLEGDVGETLFFRNNRSVELTHAGMAFRAYAEDVLRRWDLLQGQLSEDEILHGELSLYCSVTAAYSILPRIITLYRTLHPKVQIRLETGDPAQSLSRLMNREADAVIAALPGKLAPQVSFLSMATSPLVFIAAKQYPDVIVKTHGRIDWEKTPMILADTGLSRERMDVWFARKRVVPNVYSRVAGHEAILALVNLGCGMGLVPRIVLEKSPFAREMTILEHMPDLPPYEIGLCTRKNSLASPRIQALWEIGGQSAAKY